One window from the genome of Elaeis guineensis isolate ETL-2024a chromosome 5, EG11, whole genome shotgun sequence encodes:
- the LOC109505857 gene encoding leucine aminopeptidase-like isoform X1: MAPLEPHSFADASQPFATHVSLTLYLDFAASTILGSALLTLPSPHTGPLTLDTRSLSNLSALDPLSLFPLPFSLSSSNPDPVLGQSLTVSLSSHSSLLLTFSTTPASSALQWLSPAQTSSRSYPFVYTQCLSIHARSIFPCQDTPAARIRYSAKLNLPRPLSAVMAATHLARRDPAPGEAGPACPDAFWCSQDRVVEEFSMNQPIPPYLFAFAAGDIGFRDVGPRTRVYVEGGIAVLDAAAREFAGTEEMIRVGEALFGPYEWERFDLLVLPPSFPYGGVENPRMVFLTPTVIRGDASGAQLVAHELAHSWTGNLITNKTNEDSWLNEGFTTYAERRIVEMVQGEERAALNTGIGWWALNEEMERFKDNMEFTKLKPKLAGMDPDEVYSQVPYEKGFQFLWRIERQIGRPAFDEFLKKYISTFKFQSIDTETFLEFLKANVPGIENQIDLKLWVEGTGIPSDAMEPVSTIYTKIVSLAKDFNAGRMPREDEVADWLGQEWQLYLENLPKAVEASQVAALDARYRLAEYRDWEVKVAFLQLAISSGCKEYFGEVEKTLKQVGRMKYLRPLYTALVQGTGRDEEKMLAKRIFAEAHDSYHPIAQGVVETILSKNG, translated from the exons ATGGCTCCGTTGGAGCCGCACTCGTTCGCCGATGCGAGCCAGCCATTCGCGACCCACGTCTCCCTCACCCTCTACCTGGACTTCGCGGCCTCCACCATCTTGGGCTCCGCCCTCCTCACCCTCCCCTCCCCACACACGGGGCCCCTCACCCTCGACACCCGCTCCCTCTCCAACCTCTCCGCCCTCGACCCCCTCTCCCTGTTCCCTctccccttctccctctcctcctccaacCCCGACCCCGTCCTCGGCCAATCCCTCACCgtctctctctcttcccattcCTCCCTCCTCCTCACCTTCTCCACCACCCCCGCCTCCTCCGCCCTCCAATGGCTCTCCCCCGCCCAGACCTCCTCCCGCTCCTACCCCTTCGTCTACACCCAGTGCCTGTCCATCCACGCCCGCTCGATCTTCCCCTGCCAGGACACTCCCGCCGCCCGGATCCGCTACTCCGCCAAACTCAACCTCCCGCGCCCCCTCTCCGCCGTCATGGCCGCCACCCACCTCGCCCGCCGCGACCCCGCCCCTGGCGAGGCCGGCCCCGCTTGCCCCGACGCCTTCTGGTGCTCCCAAGACCGCGTTGTCGAGGAGTTCTCCATGAACCAGCCTATCCCCCCCTACCTCTTCGCCTTCGCCGCCGGGGATATCGGCTTCCGCGACGTCGGCCCCAGGACCAGGGTCTATGTGGAGGGCGGCATCGCCGTGTTGGACGCGGCGGCCAGGGAGTTCGCCGGCACGGAGGAGATGATCCGGGTCGGGGAGGCGCTGTTCGGGCCCTACGAGTGGGAAAGGTTCGACCTTTTGGTGCTCCCTCCAAGCTTCCCCTACGGCGGGGTGGAGAACCCCAGGATGGTGTTCCTCACGCCCACCGTCATCAGGGGGGACGCCTCCGGAGCCCAGTTAGTGGCACACGAGCTCGCCCACAGCTGGACGGGGAATCTCATCACCAACAAGACCAACGAAGATTCCTGGCTCAATGAG GGATTCACGACATATGCCGAGAGGAGAATTGTGGAGATGGTTCAGGGAGAGGAGCGGGCGGCTCTAAACACCGGAATCGGGTGGTGGGCTTTGAATGAGGAGATGGAAAGATTCAAAGACAACATGGAGTTCACAAAGCTGAAGCCGAAACTGGCAGGAATGGACCCGGATGAGGTCTACTCTCAAGTGCCATATGAGAAAGGGTTCCAGTTTCTCTGGCGCATAGAACGCCAG ATTGGTCGTCCGGCATTCGATGAGTTTCTGAAGAAATACATATCCACTTTTAAGTTCCAATCAATAGATACGGAGACATTTCTTGAATTTCTTAAGGCAAATGTACCTGGAATAGAAAATCAAATTGATCTTAAGCTCTGGGTGGAGGGTACTGGGATCCCTTCAGATGCCATGGAGCCAGTGTCAACCATTTATACAAAGATTGTGTCTCTGGCAAAGGATTTTAATGCTGGAAGGATGCCGAGAGAGGATGAGGTGGCAGACTGGCTTGGGCAGGAATGGCAACTTTACTTGGAGAATCTGCCCAAAGCTGTTGAAGCTTCTCAG GTAGCTGCTCTAGATGCACGTTATCGGCTCGCAGAATACAGAGATTGGGAGGTGAAAGTCGCTTTCCTCCAATTGGCTATCTCATCTGGATGTAAAGAGTACTTTGGGGAGGTTGAAAAAACCTTAAAGCAAGTGGGAAGGATGAAGTACCTCCGCCCACTGTATACTGCTTTGGTGCAAGGCACCGGAAGGGACGAAGAGAAGATGTTGGCCAAAAGAATCTTCGCAGAGGCTCATGACAGTTATCATCCAATTGCTCAGGGTGTTGTGGAGACCATCCTGTCTAAGAATG GTTAA
- the LOC109505857 gene encoding leucine aminopeptidase-like isoform X2 translates to MAPLEPHSFADASQPFATHVSLTLYLDFAASTILGSALLTLPSPHTGPLTLDTRSLSNLSALDPLSLFPLPFSLSSSNPDPVLGQSLTVSLSSHSSLLLTFSTTPASSALQWLSPAQTSSRSYPFVYTQCLSIHARSIFPCQDTPAARIRYSAKLNLPRPLSAVMAATHLARRDPAPGEAGPACPDAFWCSQDRVVEEFSMNQPIPPYLFAFAAGDIGFRDVGPRTRVYVEGGIAVLDAAAREFAGTEEMIRVGEALFGPYEWERFDLLVLPPSFPYGGVENPRMVFLTPTVIRGDASGAQLVAHELAHSWTGNLITNKTNEDSWLNEGFTTYAERRIVEMVQGEERAALNTGIGWWALNEEMERFKDNMEFTKLKPKLAGMDPDEVYSQVPYEKGFQFLWRIERQIGRPAFDEFLKKYISTFKFQSIDTETFLEFLKANVPGIENQIDLKLWVEGTGIPSDAMEPVSTIYTKIVSLAKDFNAGRMPREDEVADWLGQEWQLYLENLPKAVEASQVPLTRKSGRPIYGLSPTHPYLVLLNHDGPNEGPT, encoded by the exons ATGGCTCCGTTGGAGCCGCACTCGTTCGCCGATGCGAGCCAGCCATTCGCGACCCACGTCTCCCTCACCCTCTACCTGGACTTCGCGGCCTCCACCATCTTGGGCTCCGCCCTCCTCACCCTCCCCTCCCCACACACGGGGCCCCTCACCCTCGACACCCGCTCCCTCTCCAACCTCTCCGCCCTCGACCCCCTCTCCCTGTTCCCTctccccttctccctctcctcctccaacCCCGACCCCGTCCTCGGCCAATCCCTCACCgtctctctctcttcccattcCTCCCTCCTCCTCACCTTCTCCACCACCCCCGCCTCCTCCGCCCTCCAATGGCTCTCCCCCGCCCAGACCTCCTCCCGCTCCTACCCCTTCGTCTACACCCAGTGCCTGTCCATCCACGCCCGCTCGATCTTCCCCTGCCAGGACACTCCCGCCGCCCGGATCCGCTACTCCGCCAAACTCAACCTCCCGCGCCCCCTCTCCGCCGTCATGGCCGCCACCCACCTCGCCCGCCGCGACCCCGCCCCTGGCGAGGCCGGCCCCGCTTGCCCCGACGCCTTCTGGTGCTCCCAAGACCGCGTTGTCGAGGAGTTCTCCATGAACCAGCCTATCCCCCCCTACCTCTTCGCCTTCGCCGCCGGGGATATCGGCTTCCGCGACGTCGGCCCCAGGACCAGGGTCTATGTGGAGGGCGGCATCGCCGTGTTGGACGCGGCGGCCAGGGAGTTCGCCGGCACGGAGGAGATGATCCGGGTCGGGGAGGCGCTGTTCGGGCCCTACGAGTGGGAAAGGTTCGACCTTTTGGTGCTCCCTCCAAGCTTCCCCTACGGCGGGGTGGAGAACCCCAGGATGGTGTTCCTCACGCCCACCGTCATCAGGGGGGACGCCTCCGGAGCCCAGTTAGTGGCACACGAGCTCGCCCACAGCTGGACGGGGAATCTCATCACCAACAAGACCAACGAAGATTCCTGGCTCAATGAG GGATTCACGACATATGCCGAGAGGAGAATTGTGGAGATGGTTCAGGGAGAGGAGCGGGCGGCTCTAAACACCGGAATCGGGTGGTGGGCTTTGAATGAGGAGATGGAAAGATTCAAAGACAACATGGAGTTCACAAAGCTGAAGCCGAAACTGGCAGGAATGGACCCGGATGAGGTCTACTCTCAAGTGCCATATGAGAAAGGGTTCCAGTTTCTCTGGCGCATAGAACGCCAG ATTGGTCGTCCGGCATTCGATGAGTTTCTGAAGAAATACATATCCACTTTTAAGTTCCAATCAATAGATACGGAGACATTTCTTGAATTTCTTAAGGCAAATGTACCTGGAATAGAAAATCAAATTGATCTTAAGCTCTGGGTGGAGGGTACTGGGATCCCTTCAGATGCCATGGAGCCAGTGTCAACCATTTATACAAAGATTGTGTCTCTGGCAAAGGATTTTAATGCTGGAAGGATGCCGAGAGAGGATGAGGTGGCAGACTGGCTTGGGCAGGAATGGCAACTTTACTTGGAGAATCTGCCCAAAGCTGTTGAAGCTTCTCAG GTGCCGCTGACTCGAAAGAGCGGGAGACCCATCTATGGCTTGAGTCCTACTCATCCCTACCTGGTCCTCCTCAACCATGATGGTCCTAATGAGGGGCCCACATGA